In Vigna angularis cultivar LongXiaoDou No.4 chromosome 8, ASM1680809v1, whole genome shotgun sequence, one DNA window encodes the following:
- the LOC108343906 gene encoding probable receptor-like protein kinase At5g20050, with the protein MRFRWDLCQCCFPSTSSDTFQKRSNLKWPIIPYKEIEKATNNFDQSRHLGSGERKKGFISQYYGTLEDGREITIQRFTEDKRYILQQFINETVILNYLPHKNIVSIYGCTSHREEPLLVHEYLSSGNLAAHFRGEKDENIALPWLKRLDIAIDIANALAYLHYYGIIHRNVKSSNILLDVNFSAKLGNLHLSCKLPDGVPVDTTHVTSDRVGSSGYIDPEYLTKGQLSVKIDVYSFGVVLCELLSSKLSIFHIMNEEDNLNTLLSRKIENKTLVELFDPRLGFQSNLNIKQLMTATAELAVLCMKCPQESRPNMEQVLDILNEMKQGRYVTNSHSTKALKIFHHAELEEATNNFGTCLGKGGYGSVYYGKLKDGLEVAIKCFHDENETEETIKQFMKESDILGLLHHQNLVSLYGRTSRHCKKHMLVYEYISNGTLSKHLHESSSGKLPWQTRLNIAIETATALVFLHDSSVIHRDVKGSNILLDENFTVKVADFGFSRSLPDHVTHVTTIPVGTRAYIDPDYYISGRVSNKSDVYSFGVVLFELISSIHPSLVAGTDNETLAQFAKRKILNNELNEIVDESFSCGSDKNILEMISAVAELAFQCVQCPKEFRPSMKQVLETLEGISKGKWGFNQMT; encoded by the exons ATGAGATTTAGGTGGGATCTCTGTCAGTGCTGCTTCCCCAGCACATCTTCTGACACATTTCAAAAGCGCAGTAACTTGAAGTGGCCAATCATTCCCTACAAGGAAATTGAAAAGGCCACAAATAATTTTGATCAATCTCGTCATCTTGGTAgtggagaaagaaagaaaggctTTATCAGTCAGTACTACG GAACACTTGAGGATGGACGTGAGATTACAATCCAGCGCTTTACAGAAGACAAGCGCTACATATTGCAACAGTTTATCAATGAAACTGTTATCCTAAATTACTTACCTCACAAAAATATTGTGTCAATTTACGGATGTACTTCTCATCGTGAGGAACCTCTGCTCGTGCATGAATACCTATCCAGTGGAAATCTTGCTGCACATTTTCGAGGTGAAAAGGACGAAAACATTGCACTACCCTGGCTTAAACGATTGGATATAGCCATTGATATTGCAAATGCATTGGCCTATCTTCACTATTACGGCATCATCCACCGTAATGTGAAATCCAGCAATATTCTCCTAGATGTGAACTTTTCTGCTAAACTTGGTAACCTTCATTTATCATGCAAACTTCCAGATGGAGTTCCTGTTGACACCACCCATGTTACTAGTGATAGAGTAGGTTCAAGTGGTTATATAGACCCAGAGTATTTGACAAAAGGCCAGCTTAGTGTGAAAATTGATGTTTATAGCTTTGGAGTGGTGTTGTGTGAGCTTCTATCATCAAAGCTTTCAATATTCCATATTATGAATGAGGAGGATAATCTTAATACCCTTTTAAgcagaaaaattgaaaacaaaacttTGGTGGAGCTGTTTGATCCAAGACTTGGGTTCCAATCAAACCTTAACATCAAGCAGTTGATGACTGCTACAGCTGAGCTTGCAGTTCTCTGTATGAAATGTCCACAGGAATCGAGGCCAAACATGGAACAGGTGCTAGATATTCTCAATGAAATGAAGCAAGGGAGATATGTAACAAACTCTCACTCAACTAAAG CTTTGAAAATCTTCCACCATGCTGAACTTGAAGAAGCTACTAACAATTTTGGCACCTGCCTTGGTAAGGGAGGGTATGGCAGCGTATACTATG GAAAACTTAAAGATGGACTAGAGGTTGCAATAAAATGTTTCCATGACGAGAATGAGACAGAAGAGACCATTAAGCAATTCATGAAAGAATCAGATATCTTAGGTCTCTTGCACCACCAAAATCTGGTCTCACTCTATGGCCGCACTTCTCGCCATTGCAAGAAACACATGCTAGTGTATGAGTACATCTCCAATGGCACACTTTCTAAACATCTTCATGAGTCTTCCAGTGGTAAACTACCATGGCAAACTAGATTGAATATTGCCATTGAAACTGCAACTGCATTGGTATTTCTTCATGACTCAAGTGTCATCCACCGTGATGTGAAAGGGAGTAACATTCTGTTGGATGAAAATTTTACTGTTAAAGTTGCTGATTTTGGATTCTCACGGTCTCTTCCAGATCATGTTACTCATGTTACAACTATTCCAGTAGGAACTCGTGCTTATATAGATCCTGACTACTATATATCTGGAAGGGTCAGTAACAAAAGTGATGTATATAGTTTTGGAGTGGTCTTGTTTGAACTCATATCATCTATCCACCCAAGTTTAGTTGCAGGCACAGATAATGAGACTCTGGCACAATTTGCAAAGAGAAAAATCTTGAACAATGAATTAAACGAGATAGTTGATGAAAGCTTTTCCTGTGGTTCTGACAAGAACATTTTGGAAATGATATCAGCAGTGGCAGAGTTAGCATTTCAGTGTGTGCAGTGTCCCAAGGAGTTCAGACCATCCATGAAACAGGTGCTAGAGACCTTGGAAGGCATAAGTAAAGGAAAATGGGGATTCAACCAGATGACATAG
- the LOC108343962 gene encoding uncharacterized protein LOC108343962: protein MKFIDCLMRMRCNLFEGCFSSTSDTFQKQSKWKILPYKKLAKVTDNFDQSHCLGKRGFATEYYGKLADGREITIQCFNEDKHHILQQFINETTILNYLPHKNIVSIYGCASHHEESMLVHEYLSNGNLAAHLKTEDENTTLPWLARFDVAIDIANALDYLHCNGIIHRNVKSSNILLDVNFSAKLANLHLSCKLPDGVPVYAAHVTNDIIGTCGYIDPDYLTKGQLSVKNDVYSFGVVLCELLSSKLAKSWVLNEEDDLATLLRTKIEKQAVVELLDPRLGFQSNHKIKRMMTATAELALLCMQCPQELRPSMEQVLEILKGIKQGRHETNATKALKIFHHGELEEATNNFDTCLGKGGYGTVYYGKLKDGREVAIKCFHEESETEKIIEQFMKETEVLVWLQHKNLVLLYGRTSRHSNKHMLVYEYISNGTLSKHLHDSSCDKLPWHTRLNIAIETATALVYLHDSGIIHRDVKGSNILLDENFTVKVADFGFSRYLPDYATHVSTIPVGTRAYIDPDYYESGRVCDKSDVYSFGVVLFELISSNSPSLVEGTDYVTLAQFAKRKILNKELNAVVDPSFWFGVDRNMMEMITAVAELAFQCVQCPKVLRPSMKQVLETLEGISKGTWGFNQIT from the exons ATGAAGTTTATTGATTGCCTTATGAGAATGAGGTGTAATCTCTTTGAGGGCTGCTTCAGTAGCACTTCTGACACATTTCAAAAGCAGAGTAAATGGAAAATCTTGCCCTACAAGAAACTTGCAAAAGTCACAGATAACTTCGATCAGTCTCATTGTCTTGGGAAAAGAGGCTTTGCCACTGAATATTACG GAAAACTTGCAGATGGGCGTGAGATTACAATCCAGTGCTTCAACGAAGACAAGCACCACATATTGCAACAGTTTATCAATGAAACTACTATCCTAAATTACTTGCCCCACAAAAACATTGTGTCAATTTATGGATGTGCTTCTCATCACGAAGAATCTATGCTAGTCCATGAATACTTATCCAATGGAAACCTTGCTGCTCATCTTAAAACTGAAGACGAAAACACCACACTACCTTGGCTGGCACGATTTGACGTAGCCATTGATATTGCAAATGCATTGGACTATCTTCACTGTAATGGCATCATCCACCGCAATGTGAAGTCCAGCAATATTCTCCTAGATGTGAACTTTTCTGCTAAACTTGCAAACCTTCATTTATCATGCAAACTTCCAGATGGAGTTCCTGTCTATGCAGCCCATGTTACTAATGATATAATTGGAACATGTGGTTACATCGACCCAGATTATTTGACAAAAGGCCAGCTTAGTGTAAAAAATGATGTTTATAGCTTTGGGGTGGTGCTGTGTGAGCTTCTATCATCAAAGCTGGCAAAATCCTGGGTTCTGAATGAGGAGGACGATCTCGCTACacttttaagaacaaaaattgaaaagcaaGCTGTGGTGGAACTGTTGGATCCAAGACTTGGCTTCCAATCTAACCATAAGATCAAGAGGATGATGACTGCCACAGCTGAGCTTGCACTTTTGTGCATGCAATGTCCACAAGAATTAAGGCCAAGCATGGAACAGGTGCTAGAGATTCTGAAAGGTATAAAGCAAGGGAGACATGAAACAAACGCAACAAAAG CTTTGAAAATCTTCCACCATGGTGAACTCGAAGAAGCTACTAACAATTTTGATACTTGCCTTGGAAAGGGAGGCTATGGCACCGTGTACTATG GAAAACTTAAGGATGGACGAGAGGTGGCAATAAAATGTTTCCATGAAGAGAGTGAGACGGAAAAGATCATTGAGCAATTCATGAAAGAAACTGAGGTCTTGGTTTGGTTGCAGCATAAAAATCTGGTTTTACTTTATGGTCGCACTTCTCGCCATAGCAACAAACACATGCTAGTGTATGAATACATCTCCAATGGCACTCTTTCTAAACATCTGCATGACTCTTCCTGTGATAAACTACCATGGCATACTAGATTGAACATTGCCATCGAAACTGCAACTGCATTGGTATATCTGCATGACTCAGGTATCATCCACCGAGATGTGAAAGGGAGTAACATTCTGTTGGACGAAAATTTTACTGTTAAAGTTGCAGATTTTGGATTCTCACGGTATCTCCCAGATTATGCCACGCACGTTTCCACTATCCCAGTAGGAACTCGTGCTTACATAGATCCTGACTACTATGAATCTGGAAGGGTCTGTGACAAAAGTGATGTCTATAGTTTTGGGGTGGTCTTGTTTGAACTCATATCTTCCAACTCTCCAAGTTTAGTTGAGGGAACAGATTACGTTACTCTTGCACAGTTtgcaaagagaaaaatattaaacaaggAATTAAACGCGGTAGTGGATCCAAGCTTTTGGTTTGGTGTTGACAGAAACATGATGGAAATGATAACAGCAGTGGCAGAGTTAGCATTTCAGTGTGTGCAGTGTCCCAAGGTACTCAGACCTTCCATGAAACAGGTGCTGGAGACACTTGAGGGCATTAGCAAAGGAACATGGGGATTCAACCAGATAACATAG